One genomic region from Lysobacterales bacterium encodes:
- a CDS encoding LemA family protein: protein MLWSLLLLLVLPALWALIAYNGLVRLRNQVRTAWADIDVQLVRRHDLVPQLVSVAQAAAQHERGTFALVSELRTQALGLQVQAGQGAAALGEVETRLQQALGQVFALGEAYPALRSSENFLALQQALSAIEEQLQYARRFYNGAVRDYNDATQKLPDVFIARLGGFGGAEFFQAREGERAPAQVQLS, encoded by the coding sequence ATGCTGTGGAGTCTGCTGCTCTTGCTGGTCCTGCCCGCACTGTGGGCACTGATCGCCTACAACGGCCTGGTGCGCCTGCGCAATCAGGTGCGCACGGCCTGGGCCGACATCGACGTGCAGCTGGTGCGTCGCCACGATCTGGTGCCGCAGCTGGTGAGCGTGGCGCAGGCCGCGGCCCAGCACGAGCGCGGCACGTTTGCACTCGTCAGCGAGCTGCGCACGCAGGCCCTGGGCCTGCAGGTGCAGGCGGGGCAGGGCGCGGCCGCGCTGGGCGAGGTCGAGACCCGGCTGCAGCAGGCGCTCGGTCAGGTCTTCGCGCTGGGCGAGGCCTATCCAGCCCTGCGCAGCAGTGAGAACTTCCTTGCCCTGCAGCAGGCGCTGTCCGCTATCGAGGAGCAGCTGCAGTACGCACGGCGCTTCTACAACGGCGCGGTGCGCGACTACAACGATGCCACCCAGAAGCTTCCGGACGTGTTCATCGCCCGGCTTGGCGGCTTCGGCGGCGCCGAATTCTTCCAGGCCCGCGAGGGCGAGCGCGCGCCGGCGCAGGTGCAGCTGTCATGA
- a CDS encoding HlyC/CorC family transporter: MELLILLGLILLNGVFAASEMALVSSRSARLQARAEAGSAGARAALKLSDDPAVFLSTVQVGITTIGILSGAFGENAIAERLIGVFEQVPLIAEHSELLATICMVIAVTYCSVVLGEIVPKRLALLAPERFASFVAPPMIVLAKFAHPLVSLFSLSSNLLLRLLGAKQRSEPEVSEEEVRTMIAQGAASGVFKAVEHTMVGNVFRMDDIEVRAIMTPRVDIRWLDVEDPHEVNHAVLREGRYQTLPVGRGSLDEVLGLLDAKDYLARCLEGQPPSLEVALHPPVYVPESISPFQLLETLRRKRSHLALVVDEYGSIEGLVSLTDLLEALVGELPERGAEPSDSAVQREDGSWLIDGMVAIDRVEELLGGDLKLQQDEADVHTLGGLVMHLLGRVPQVGAIVELPGLRIEVVDMDGNRVDRLLLSRNATAAVASDFDC, from the coding sequence ATGGAACTGCTGATCCTGCTTGGCCTGATCCTGCTGAACGGCGTATTCGCCGCGTCGGAGATGGCCCTGGTGTCTTCGCGCAGCGCGCGTTTGCAGGCGCGCGCCGAGGCCGGCAGTGCCGGTGCGCGCGCGGCGCTCAAGCTCAGCGACGACCCGGCGGTTTTCCTGTCCACCGTACAGGTCGGCATCACCACCATCGGCATCCTGAGCGGCGCGTTCGGCGAGAACGCGATCGCCGAGAGGTTGATCGGCGTGTTCGAGCAGGTGCCGCTGATTGCCGAGCACAGCGAACTGCTCGCGACGATCTGCATGGTCATCGCCGTGACCTACTGTTCGGTCGTGCTCGGCGAGATCGTGCCCAAGCGTTTGGCCCTTCTGGCCCCTGAGCGCTTCGCGAGTTTCGTGGCGCCGCCGATGATCGTGCTGGCGAAGTTCGCACACCCGCTGGTCAGCCTGTTCAGTCTGTCGAGCAACCTGCTGCTGCGACTGCTCGGCGCGAAGCAGCGCAGCGAGCCCGAAGTGAGCGAAGAAGAAGTGCGAACGATGATCGCGCAAGGCGCGGCCAGCGGTGTCTTCAAGGCGGTCGAACACACCATGGTCGGCAATGTGTTCCGCATGGACGACATCGAAGTGCGGGCGATCATGACGCCGCGCGTCGACATCCGCTGGCTCGACGTCGAGGATCCGCACGAGGTCAACCATGCGGTGCTGCGCGAAGGCCGCTACCAGACCCTGCCCGTGGGCCGCGGCAGCCTTGACGAAGTGCTGGGCTTGCTCGATGCGAAGGACTACCTCGCGCGCTGCCTCGAAGGCCAGCCGCCTTCGCTGGAAGTCGCCCTGCATCCGCCGGTCTATGTGCCGGAGTCGATCAGTCCCTTCCAGCTGCTGGAAACCCTGCGCCGCAAGCGCAGCCATCTGGCCCTGGTGGTCGACGAGTACGGCAGCATCGAGGGTCTGGTCAGCCTGACCGATCTGCTCGAAGCCCTGGTCGGCGAGCTGCCGGAGCGCGGCGCCGAGCCCAGCGATTCCGCCGTGCAGCGTGAGGACGGCTCGTGGCTGATCGACGGCATGGTCGCTATCGATCGCGTCGAGGAGCTGCTCGGCGGCGACCTCAAGCTGCAGCAGGATGAGGCCGACGTACACACCTTGGGCGGGCTGGTAATGCACCTGCTGGGCCGGGTGCCGCAGGTCGGCGCGATCGTCGAGCTGCCCGGCCTGCGCATCGAAGTGGTCGACATGGACGGCAATCGCGTCGACCGCCTGCTGCTGTCGCGCAATGCGACGGCCGCCGTAGCCTCCGACTTCGACTGCTGA